The Pseudomonas solani genome segment AGTACGTGCCGAGCTTCCAGAGCGCGCTCTACGCCCCCGCCCCGCTGCAGTCGATGCTGAACGACTGACCCACGGCAGCGGCACGCGAGTCCAGGGCCAGGCCTGTCTCGCTACTGCGGCGCACCGATCACGACCGGGACTTCCTGGAAGGCGTTCACGCGCCAGAACTTCACCTGGATGGTCGAGCCAATGGGCTGCTTGAGGACGATGACGAAGAACTCCGAAGCGTCTGCGACGGGCGTGCCGTTGACCGACACCAGGGTGTCACCACGCAGCAGCCCGGCCGCTGCCGATGGGCTGCCGGGCAGGGTTCCCTCAACCCAGACCCCGGTGCTTGGAAGCCTCAGGCGTGGCGCCTTGACGGGGTCGATGGTGGATATCCTCGCCCCGATCCGGCCCCCCACCCAGGAAGCCGGTGCGCAACGCTTTTCCGCCAGGGTCTGGGTGACGACGGTTTGTGCCTTCTGCACCCATTGCCTGATTTCGGGGTCTTCGCTGGCGAACCCCGGAGAGGTTTCGATCAACCGCGCATGCAGGTAATCGCAGGAGCGGTTGCGGTAGCGCTCCGGTGTTTCCATGGCGATGTACTCTGCAATCGTCGTGCTCAACGCCCCGCTGCTGGCGGGCGTTACGGCAGGAGCAGGCGCCGGAGAGACGGGGGTGGACGAGGCCGCAGCGACCGCCGCCGGTGCGGCGGCGGCCTTGCCTGCATCCGGCTTCGCCTGGGCAGTGCTTCCTGCCAGGGGCGCTGGCACTGTGCAGCCTTTTTCGGCGATCACCTGCTCACGCGTTTCGATGAACATCTGCCCGTTTTCAGCGTCCTTCTGATGCAGCGCCTTGACCTCCGGCCATAGATTCGTGAGCTGCGTGCAGGATTGGGTGCGAAAGTCGGCGATCACCGACTCGCGGACGGAGCGCTCGAACTCGGCCTGGTATTCAGCCTCGCTGGGGCCGGCCGCATCGGCGGCACTCATCGCCAAGGTTATCGGGTCCAGCATGCAACCGCTCAGTGTTCCAGCGACGACG includes the following:
- a CDS encoding S1C family serine protease encodes the protein MRQALPLLFVVAGTLSGCMLDPITLAMSAADAAGPSEAEYQAEFERSVRESVIADFRTQSCTQLTNLWPEVKALHQKDAENGQMFIETREQVIAEKGCTVPAPLAGSTAQAKPDAGKAAAAPAAVAAASSTPVSPAPAPAVTPASSGALSTTIAEYIAMETPERYRNRSCDYLHARLIETSPGFASEDPEIRQWVQKAQTVVTQTLAEKRCAPASWVGGRIGARISTIDPVKAPRLRLPSTGVWVEGTLPGSPSAAAGLLRGDTLVSVNGTPVADASEFFVIVLKQPIGSTIQVKFWRVNAFQEVPVVIGAPQ